From one Natronogracilivirga saccharolytica genomic stretch:
- a CDS encoding aspartate carbamoyltransferase catalytic subunit, protein MTNQSNEAYVFPHRHLLGLKDYSAEDLLHILDQTDKFLEILNRPIPKIPTLRDKTIVNLFYEDSTRTRISFEMAQKRMGADVVNFSSSSSSVSKGESLKDTIRNIESMKIDMVVTRHPSPGAAHFLSRCVDAAILNAGDGAHEHPTQALLDMYSMRRKIGRIDGLKVVIIGDIMHSRVVRSNIIGLTRLGAEVTVCGPRTMMPLFVDELGVSVSYDLEACLEWCDVAMALRIQLERQEGGLFPSQREYHERFGIKKRHLREFPNFTIMHPGPVNRGVELESEVADHPRAIILDQVTNGLAVRMAVLYLLSGGKRM, encoded by the coding sequence GTGACGAACCAGAGCAACGAAGCATATGTTTTCCCGCATCGCCATCTGCTTGGCCTGAAAGACTATTCTGCGGAAGACCTGCTTCATATACTGGATCAGACCGACAAATTCCTGGAAATTCTGAACCGTCCCATTCCCAAAATTCCGACGCTCCGCGACAAAACCATTGTCAATCTGTTCTATGAAGACAGCACGCGGACGCGAATCTCTTTCGAAATGGCGCAAAAGCGGATGGGCGCCGATGTGGTCAATTTTTCCAGCAGCTCTTCCAGCGTTAGCAAGGGGGAGTCGCTGAAAGATACCATCCGCAACATCGAATCGATGAAAATTGACATGGTGGTCACCCGGCACCCGAGTCCGGGAGCGGCCCATTTCCTGTCCCGCTGCGTAGATGCGGCGATTCTCAATGCCGGTGACGGAGCGCACGAGCATCCTACCCAGGCGCTGCTGGACATGTACTCCATGCGGCGGAAGATCGGCCGGATCGACGGGCTGAAAGTGGTCATTATCGGCGATATCATGCACAGCCGGGTTGTCCGCTCCAATATCATCGGCCTGACCCGACTGGGAGCGGAGGTTACCGTCTGCGGGCCGCGTACCATGATGCCGCTGTTTGTAGATGAGCTGGGCGTGTCGGTCTCCTATGACCTCGAAGCCTGTCTGGAATGGTGCGATGTCGCCATGGCGCTGCGCATTCAGCTGGAGCGTCAGGAGGGCGGCCTGTTTCCCTCACAGCGCGAGTATCACGAGCGGTTCGGGATCAAAAAGCGCCATCTCCGCGAATTTCCCAACTTCACCATTATGCATCCCGGGCCGGTGAACCGCGGGGTGGAGCTGGAAAGCGAAGTGGCCGATCATCCCCGTGCCATCATACTGGATCAGGTGACCAACGGCCTGGCGGTCCGGATGGCGGTGCTCTATCTGCTTTCGGGCGGAAAGAGAATGTGA